Part of the Paeniglutamicibacter sulfureus genome, TCTTCCTTCCGCGGCCTGAGCAAGGCCGCTGAGGCGCTGGGCTTCACGCCGAAGACCGCCGAGTCCAAGGCCAACTCCGACTTCGCCACCAACCTCAACGGCATGATGGGGGCGGGCTGCAACCTCACCATCACGGTTGGCTTCCTGCTCGGCGATGCCACCAAGGCAGCTGCCGAGGCCAACCCCGACAAGCACTTCGCTATCGTCGACTTCGCCTACGACGAGCCGATCGAAAACGTGAAGCCGATTATTTACGACACGGCCCAGGCTGCCTACCTGGCCGGCTACGTGGCTGCGGCCCAGTCCAAGACCGGAACCGTCGCCACCTTCGGCGGCATCAAGATCCCGACCGTGACCATCTTCATGGACGGATTTGCCGACGGCGTCGACAAGTTCAACGCCGACAAGAACGAGAACGTGAAGCTGCTGGGCTGGGACAAGGACAAGCAGGACGGCACCTTCACCGGCGACTTCGAGAAGCAGGACAAGGGCAAGCAGGTCACCAAGAACTTCCTCGACCAGGGCGCCGACATCGTCATGCCCGTGGCAGGCCCGGTCGGCAAGGGCGCCGGTGCGGCCGTGAAGGAAGCCAACGCAGCGGGCAAGGACGCCCTGCTGGTGTGGGTCGACTCCGACGGCTACCTCACCGCACCGGACTACAAGGACATCATGCTGACCTCGGTCATCAAGACCATGGACACCGCGGTGGAGCAGGTCATCACCGAGGACCAGGCCGGCACCTTCGATTCTGAGGCATACGTGGGCACCCTGGAGAACACCGGCGTCGCGCTGGCTCCGTTCCACGACTTCGACTCCGAGGTCTCGGCCGAGACCAAGGCCGAGCTCGAGGCCCTGAAGGCCGGAATCATCGACGGTTCGATCAAGGTCGAATCGCAGGCCAGCCCGAAGGCCTAGCACCCCGCATATCCGGCGGGTTCCGGACACCGCACCACACGGCGCGCTGCCTGCCCCCTTGCACCTCCCGCAACACGTGGAGGTGGCAGTGGGGGCTGGCGGTGCGCCGTTGGCCTGCATAGTCTTGGAACCAGCTGGCACGGGCAATGCGGAGGGATGGCCCCATTGGGGCCACCACCGCTATCTGACAAGCAAGAATGGTGGTGTCGTGAAACTCGAACTCCAAGGAATTTCAAAGGCTTTTGGATCGTTCTACGCCAACGAGGACATCGACCTCGTCGTCGACGAAGGGCAGATCCACTGCCTGCTCGGCGAAAACGGTGCCGGCAAGTCGACGTTGATGAACGTGCTCTACGGCCTCTACGAACCGACGGCCGGACGCATCCTGGTGGACGGCAAACCGGTGACCTTCCGCGGCCCCGGCGATGCCATGGCCGCGGGCATCGGCATGGTGCACCAGCACTTCATGCTGGTCCCTGTCTTCACCGTGGCCGAAAACGTCGCCCTGGGGGCAGAGTCCACCAAGGGCGGCGGCTTCCTTGACCTGGAGGTCACCCGGAAAAAGATCCGGGAAATTTCCGACAAATACGGATTCCACGTCGACCCCGACGCGCTGGTCGAGGACCTGCCGGTGGGCGTGCAGCAGCGCGTGGAGATCATCAAGGCCCTGGTGCGCAACGCCGAGGTGCTGATCCTCGACGAGCCCACGGCCGTGCTGACCCCGCAGGAAACGGACGAGCTGCTGGACATCATGCGCCAGCTCAAGGCCAACGGCACCTCCATCGTCTTCATCTCGCACAAGCTGCGCGAGGTCAAGGCCGTCTCGGACGTCATCACCGTGATCCGCCGCGGCCGCGTCGTGGGCGATGCCGCACCGGATGCCGAGACCACCGAGCTGGCCTCGATGATGGTCGGCCGCGAGGTCAAGCTCACCATGGACAAGGACCCGGCCAACCCGGGCGAGGCGACCTTCAAGGTCAAGAACCTCACCGTCACCTCCATCACCGGCCAACACGTGGTCGATGACCTGAGCTTCGAGATCCGCCGCGGCGAGATTCTGGCCATCGCCGGGGTCCAGGGCAACGGACAAACCGAACTCACCGAGGCGATCCTTGGCATCCAGGACCGGGTCTCCGGCTCCATCACCCTGGAGGGCAAGGAACTGCTGGGTCGCAGCGTCAAGCAGGTCCTGGGCGCGGGCATCGGCTTCGTTCCCGAGGACCGCACCGCCGATGGGTTGGTTTCGGATTTCAGCATTGCCGAAAACCTGGTCCTGGACCTCTACGACAAGGCACCCTTCGCTAAGGGCATCTCGATGCGCCCGGCCCAGGTCGCGAAGAATGCGGCGTCCCGGGTCGCCGAGTTCGATGTGCGCACCCCATCGGCCGAGAACCTGGCTTCCTCCCTCTCGGGCGGCAACCAGCAAAAGGTCGTGATGGCCCGCGAGCTCTCCCGCCCGCTGCGTCTTTTCATCGCCTCCCAGCCCACCCGCGGTGTCGACGTGGGCTCCATCGAATTCCTGCACCGGCGCATCCTTGCCGAACGCGACGGCGGCACCCCGGTGATGATCGTGTCCACCGAACTCGACGAGGTGCTCCAGCTCGCCGACCGCATCGCCGTGATCTACAAGGGCAGGCTCATCGGCATCGTGGATGCGGACACCCCGCGAGATGTCCTGGGCCTGATGATGGCCGGCGTCTCGCCGACCGAAGCCGAAAGCGCCCACAAGGATTCCCCCGACGACATGGAAGGAGACTTCGCGTGAGCCAGAGCGAACTTTCCCCCGGCAGCCCTCCACCGCTGCACGCCAAAACCACCGAAGTGAAGCAGCGCAGCACCTGGGAGCGAATCACCCAGGGCCCGGGCCTCGTCTCGATCCTGGCGGTCATCGTGGCACTGGTGCTCGGCGGGCTGCTGATTGCCGTTACCGACCCCAAGGTCGCCACCACCGCCGGCTACCTCTTCTCGCGTCCCTCGGACTTTTTCCAGGCGTTGTGGGCGGCGGGAACCGACTCCTACGTCTCGCTCTTCCAGGGCTCGATCTACAATTCGCGCCAGGGCTTTGCTCCCTTCCTGGAAACCCTCACGGTTTCCACCCCGCTGATCTGCGCCGGCCTGGGCGTTGCCTTGGCGTTCCGCGCCGGGCTGTTCAACATCGGTGCCCAGGGCCAGATCATCATTGGTTCCGTCATGGCCTCCTATGCAGGTTTTGCCTGGCACCTGCCCTTCGGCCTGCACCTGCTGTTGGTGATCCTCATGGGCATCCTCGGCGGAGCGGTCTGGGGCGGTCTGGTGGGCCTGCTCAAGGCACGCACCGGTGCCCACGAAGTGATCCTCACGATCATGTTCAACTACGTGGCCCTGTACTTCCTTGACTTCCTGCTGAACACCGAGGCCTTCCAGCGCCCGGGGGAGACCAACCCGATTTCCCCCATCCTGGATCCCAGCGCCGTCTTCCCGGCGCTGCCCGGATCCCGCCTGCACCTGGGCTTCGTCATGGCCATCGCCTTGACAGTCCTGGTTGCCTGGATCCTGAAGCGCTCCACCATCGGCTTCGAGTTCCGCGCCGTGGGAGCCAATGCCGCTGCCGCTCGCACCGCCGGGGTCAACGTCGCGCGTTCCACCATCCTGGTGATGGCCATCGCCGGCGCCCTGGCCGGAGCCGCTGGCGTGGCCCAGGTGGCGGGCACCGAAAAGGTGCTCACCGCCGGCATCGCCGCATCCCTGGGCTTTGACGCGATCACGGTGGCGCTGCTGGGACGCTCCACCCCGTGGGGCACCTTCTTTGCCGGCCTGCTCTTCGGCGCCTTCCGTGCCGGGGCGGTGACCATGCAGATTTCCACCGGGACCCCCATCGACATCGTCCTGGTGGTCCAGTCGCTGATCGTGCTCTTCATTGCCGCACCGCCCCTGGTTCGCGCCATGTTCGGGCTGAACCGCAAGTCGAAGCACCAGACACCGAAGAA contains:
- a CDS encoding BMP family lipoprotein, with product MRNIKRKTGMAAAVLGISALVLTACGAAPEEGNGGPDAASDYLGCIVSDSGGFDDQSFNESSFRGLSKAAEALGFTPKTAESKANSDFATNLNGMMGAGCNLTITVGFLLGDATKAAAEANPDKHFAIVDFAYDEPIENVKPIIYDTAQAAYLAGYVAAAQSKTGTVATFGGIKIPTVTIFMDGFADGVDKFNADKNENVKLLGWDKDKQDGTFTGDFEKQDKGKQVTKNFLDQGADIVMPVAGPVGKGAGAAVKEANAAGKDALLVWVDSDGYLTAPDYKDIMLTSVIKTMDTAVEQVITEDQAGTFDSEAYVGTLENTGVALAPFHDFDSEVSAETKAELEALKAGIIDGSIKVESQASPKA
- a CDS encoding ABC transporter permease, which produces MHAKTTEVKQRSTWERITQGPGLVSILAVIVALVLGGLLIAVTDPKVATTAGYLFSRPSDFFQALWAAGTDSYVSLFQGSIYNSRQGFAPFLETLTVSTPLICAGLGVALAFRAGLFNIGAQGQIIIGSVMASYAGFAWHLPFGLHLLLVILMGILGGAVWGGLVGLLKARTGAHEVILTIMFNYVALYFLDFLLNTEAFQRPGETNPISPILDPSAVFPALPGSRLHLGFVMAIALTVLVAWILKRSTIGFEFRAVGANAAAARTAGVNVARSTILVMAIAGALAGAAGVAQVAGTEKVLTAGIAASLGFDAITVALLGRSTPWGTFFAGLLFGAFRAGAVTMQISTGTPIDIVLVVQSLIVLFIAAPPLVRAMFGLNRKSKHQTPKKPRHEAPAPAAPASQGGGA
- a CDS encoding ABC transporter ATP-binding protein, coding for MKLELQGISKAFGSFYANEDIDLVVDEGQIHCLLGENGAGKSTLMNVLYGLYEPTAGRILVDGKPVTFRGPGDAMAAGIGMVHQHFMLVPVFTVAENVALGAESTKGGGFLDLEVTRKKIREISDKYGFHVDPDALVEDLPVGVQQRVEIIKALVRNAEVLILDEPTAVLTPQETDELLDIMRQLKANGTSIVFISHKLREVKAVSDVITVIRRGRVVGDAAPDAETTELASMMVGREVKLTMDKDPANPGEATFKVKNLTVTSITGQHVVDDLSFEIRRGEILAIAGVQGNGQTELTEAILGIQDRVSGSITLEGKELLGRSVKQVLGAGIGFVPEDRTADGLVSDFSIAENLVLDLYDKAPFAKGISMRPAQVAKNAASRVAEFDVRTPSAENLASSLSGGNQQKVVMARELSRPLRLFIASQPTRGVDVGSIEFLHRRILAERDGGTPVMIVSTELDEVLQLADRIAVIYKGRLIGIVDADTPRDVLGLMMAGVSPTEAESAHKDSPDDMEGDFA